In a single window of the Caproicibacterium sp. BJN0003 genome:
- a CDS encoding helix-turn-helix transcriptional regulator produces MTEKIEAVQRMQDYIASHLFEKISLADLAEAAHFSPWYAARIFKELVRFSPADYIRRLKLSKSALRLRDENIKIIDIAFDLGFASIDGYQRAFLREFGCNPKEYAKAPIPLPLFTPYGVKFRMLWKKEKMTMENIQNIFVQVIEKPARKVIIKRGIKAEEYWSYCKEVGCDVWGILTSMKSLCGEPVCLWLPEKYRKSGTSKYVQGVETALDFDGQIPDGFDIVELPPAKYLMFQGEPFAEENYCEAIEAVQKSMDRYDPSVIGYKWDEKNPRIQLEPVGTRGYIELKAVQVNTK; encoded by the coding sequence GTGACGGAAAAGATAGAAGCGGTTCAACGAATGCAGGACTATATCGCATCTCACTTATTTGAAAAAATATCTCTGGCTGACTTGGCAGAAGCAGCGCACTTTTCGCCATGGTATGCAGCGCGAATATTCAAAGAATTGGTCCGTTTTTCTCCTGCAGATTATATCAGAAGATTAAAGCTTTCAAAATCTGCACTGCGGCTCAGGGATGAAAACATAAAAATCATCGATATTGCTTTTGATCTGGGTTTTGCCAGCATCGATGGCTATCAAAGAGCCTTCCTCAGGGAGTTTGGCTGTAATCCGAAAGAATATGCAAAAGCTCCTATTCCGCTGCCGCTGTTCACACCCTATGGCGTAAAATTCAGGATGCTATGGAAAAAGGAGAAAATGACTATGGAAAACATTCAAAATATATTTGTACAGGTTATTGAAAAGCCAGCAAGAAAGGTCATCATCAAAAGAGGGATAAAAGCAGAGGAATACTGGAGCTACTGTAAGGAAGTAGGATGCGATGTGTGGGGAATCCTCACAAGCATGAAATCCCTTTGTGGGGAACCGGTGTGCTTATGGCTCCCAGAAAAGTACCGTAAGTCCGGTACTTCAAAATACGTTCAGGGTGTGGAAACCGCGCTCGATTTTGACGGTCAGATTCCGGATGGCTTTGATATTGTTGAGCTTCCTCCGGCAAAGTATCTGATGTTTCAGGGGGAACCATTTGCTGAAGAGAATTATTGCGAAGCAATCGAGGCCGTTCAGAAATCCATGGATAGATATGACCCGTCGGTTATCGGATATAAGTGGGATGAAAAAAATCCACGTATCCAATTGGAGCCTGTTGGAACAAGAGGCTATATTGAACTAAAGGCGGTTCAAGTGAATACAAAATGA
- a CDS encoding DUF5714 domain-containing protein, which yields MDSTMEDRANLIIQACKDSKSTNPYEIFKKVASKDFVRIHGPEHHVLDGACILTAYYNAGGKINLEESLQKLMHQGLLMPGAVCGLWGVCGAVMSVGASLAIIDGTGPLSTDGSWGNHMKFTSKALEKLAEINGPRCCKRDAYLSFKTAVEFINENYNVTLEVPNIKCEFSPYNEQCIGKRCPFHQ from the coding sequence ATGGACTCTACGATGGAAGACCGAGCAAATCTTATTATACAAGCATGTAAAGACTCAAAATCAACAAACCCCTACGAAATTTTTAAAAAAGTAGCATCAAAAGACTTCGTACGCATCCATGGACCGGAGCATCATGTTCTGGATGGAGCATGCATTTTGACAGCATATTATAATGCCGGCGGCAAGATAAACTTGGAAGAAAGTCTTCAAAAACTTATGCACCAAGGTTTACTGATGCCCGGAGCCGTATGTGGCCTATGGGGTGTATGCGGTGCAGTAATGTCCGTAGGTGCCAGCTTAGCAATCATTGACGGTACTGGCCCACTATCAACAGACGGCTCATGGGGAAATCATATGAAGTTCACCTCCAAGGCTTTGGAAAAATTAGCAGAGATCAATGGTCCCCGATGCTGCAAAAGAGACGCATATTTAAGTTTTAAAACAGCCGTTGAATTTATAAATGAAAATTATAATGTAACATTAGAAGTGCCAAATATTAAATGTGAATTTAGTCCATACAATGAGCAATGTATCGGAAAACGATGCCCATTTCATCAATAA
- a CDS encoding SIR2 family NAD-dependent protein deacylase, translating to MIDIPEALLHRIFNKKCILFLGAGATLESGGLLGADLAKYLYNQLGNTGVKFNSDLPRFTYNLVKKGFRKEIEQSIRDRLKDLTPNKKFEKISLIPWKAIYTTNYDDLVEKSYKNQRYYEYTLEDPLHPKAFVNDSNIPLYKINGDINTPYSEDNPLKITLEDLKFSKKSSKKYINRLMEDFNDTFIFIGYSFSDKIITDILETFSDNARWESIKEKYIILPEISEDLKTDLEIYKIKYIKGTADDFFEEMYTIAESNYRIKLQQLKILFSPESPLYTFDPRTMNYITECFEFYNPTTNYPVDPRSFYRGGNPNWGIIKNNFDVCRELDVTKLGGKDVKKLNTESLVDFIIELSAKHQMKKLL from the coding sequence ATGATCGATATACCGGAAGCTTTGTTACATAGAATATTTAACAAAAAGTGTATTTTATTTCTTGGCGCCGGTGCCACCTTAGAATCCGGGGGATTATTAGGGGCAGATTTAGCAAAATATTTGTATAATCAGTTAGGCAATACTGGTGTAAAATTTAATTCTGATTTGCCGCGTTTCACTTACAATCTTGTAAAGAAAGGATTCAGAAAAGAAATAGAACAATCCATCCGGGACAGATTAAAGGACCTTACTCCAAACAAAAAGTTCGAAAAAATTTCACTAATTCCTTGGAAAGCTATCTATACCACTAATTATGATGATTTGGTGGAAAAATCATATAAAAACCAGAGATATTACGAATATACTTTGGAAGACCCATTGCATCCTAAAGCATTTGTTAATGATTCAAATATTCCACTATACAAAATAAACGGAGATATTAATACCCCCTATTCAGAAGATAATCCATTAAAAATCACACTAGAAGATTTAAAGTTTTCCAAGAAAAGCAGTAAAAAATATATAAACAGACTTATGGAAGACTTTAACGATACATTTATTTTTATTGGTTATAGCTTTTCAGATAAAATCATAACAGACATTCTTGAAACTTTTTCTGATAATGCTCGTTGGGAATCAATAAAGGAAAAATATATTATTCTTCCTGAAATTTCAGAAGATTTAAAAACAGATTTAGAGATTTATAAAATAAAATATATTAAAGGGACTGCAGATGACTTTTTTGAAGAAATGTATACCATAGCAGAAAGTAATTATAGGATTAAACTTCAACAGCTCAAAATTCTCTTTTCTCCGGAATCACCGTTATATACTTTCGATCCACGGACAATGAATTATATAACTGAATGTTTTGAATTCTATAATCCTACTACAAACTACCCAGTAGATCCGCGCTCATTTTATAGAGGAGGCAATCCTAATTGGGGCATCATCAAAAACAATTTCGATGTATGTCGAGAGCTTGATGTAACAAAACTTGGTGGTAAAGATGTAAAAAAACTGAATACTGAATCCTTGGTAGATTTTATAATCGAATTGAGTGCCAAACATCAGATGAAAAAATTATTATAA
- a CDS encoding ABC transporter ATP-binding protein: MLQLSDLCWHAPGGESILKNINLTIPDGKLVVITGPNGGGKTTLAKLISGLETPDSGKIVLDGEDITGLDVTERALRGISYAFQQPVRFKGLTVRDLLELASGETLSEERLCTLLSKVGLCAREYIDREVDASLSGGEIKRIEIASVLARHTKLTIFDEPEAGIDLWSFAALIDVFQEMRGKINGSMVIISHQERILQIADELIVIADGQIRCSGKPDQILPMLLKEPHCEKCPKEEGEAC; encoded by the coding sequence TTGCTGCAATTATCTGACCTTTGCTGGCATGCACCCGGCGGAGAATCTATTTTAAAAAATATAAATTTGACCATTCCGGATGGAAAACTTGTGGTTATTACCGGCCCAAATGGTGGGGGGAAAACGACCCTTGCCAAATTGATTTCCGGTCTGGAAACTCCGGATTCTGGGAAAATTGTCCTTGATGGAGAAGATATTACAGGACTCGATGTGACAGAGCGGGCTTTAAGAGGCATCAGCTATGCGTTTCAGCAGCCAGTGCGGTTTAAAGGCCTTACCGTGCGGGACCTCTTGGAACTGGCCTCTGGGGAAACACTCTCGGAGGAACGGCTTTGCACGCTTTTAAGCAAGGTCGGACTTTGTGCCAGAGAATATATAGATCGTGAAGTGGATGCCAGTCTTTCCGGCGGTGAAATTAAGCGAATTGAAATTGCAAGCGTTTTGGCGCGCCATACAAAGCTGACGATTTTCGATGAGCCGGAAGCTGGAATCGATTTGTGGAGCTTTGCAGCGCTGATTGATGTGTTCCAGGAGATGCGCGGAAAAATCAATGGTTCCATGGTGATTATTTCTCATCAGGAGCGTATTTTACAGATTGCAGATGAACTGATTGTAATTGCGGACGGGCAAATTAGATGTTCCGGCAAACCGGATCAGATTCTGCCGATGCTTCTAAAAGAGCCCCATTGTGAAAAATGTCCCAAAGAGGAAGGGGAGGCGTGCTAA
- a CDS encoding SufB/SufD family protein yields the protein MNRISEQLLKIVSDWKGTFHGAYNIREDGQCAGRQSTEHIQIDSKKDRPGLDIRIAPGTKGETVSIPACVTHGDVDDLVYNDFYVGEGADVVIVAGCGVHTENGEPARHNGIHRFFMGKNSHALYLEKHIGTGKGNGLRTIDPVTEAFLEEGAVLEMDTSQNGGVDHTLRTTKGTLGKDAKLVIHERILTEKEQTAKTQFEVNLNGENCGANLISRSVAKDHSHQEYQSRIVGNTRCNGHSECDAILVGEGTVNAAPELSANNPDAALIHEAAIGKIAGEQILKLRTLGLTEKEAEEKIVAGFMK from the coding sequence ATGAATCGTATTTCAGAACAACTTTTAAAGATCGTTTCCGACTGGAAAGGAACGTTTCACGGAGCCTATAATATTCGGGAGGATGGACAATGCGCCGGCCGACAGTCTACGGAGCATATTCAGATCGATTCCAAAAAGGATCGTCCCGGTTTGGATATTCGGATTGCCCCCGGAACAAAAGGAGAGACAGTTTCCATTCCTGCCTGTGTAACGCATGGAGATGTGGATGACCTTGTTTATAATGATTTTTATGTTGGCGAGGGAGCAGATGTCGTGATCGTAGCCGGCTGCGGTGTTCATACGGAAAATGGAGAGCCTGCCCGGCACAATGGAATCCATCGTTTCTTTATGGGGAAAAATTCCCATGCGTTGTATCTCGAAAAGCATATCGGGACTGGAAAAGGCAACGGGCTTCGCACGATTGACCCTGTGACGGAAGCCTTTCTGGAAGAGGGCGCCGTTCTCGAAATGGATACCTCTCAAAACGGCGGGGTAGACCATACGCTGCGTACGACAAAAGGAACTTTGGGAAAAGACGCAAAGCTTGTAATTCATGAGCGGATCTTGACCGAAAAAGAGCAGACTGCAAAAACACAGTTTGAGGTCAACTTAAATGGCGAAAACTGTGGAGCGAACCTCATTTCCCGGTCAGTAGCAAAAGACCACTCTCACCAGGAATATCAGTCCCGCATCGTTGGAAATACTCGCTGTAATGGTCATTCTGAGTGTGATGCCATTTTGGTAGGAGAAGGCACCGTTAATGCTGCGCCGGAACTTTCTGCCAACAATCCGGATGCTGCTTTGATTCATGAGGCTGCGATCGGAAAAATTGCCGGAGAACAGATTCTAAAGCTTCGCACTCTGGGATTGACCGAAAAAGAAGCAGAAGAAAAAATTGTCGCCGGATTTATGAAATAA
- a CDS encoding ABC transporter substrate-binding protein, translating into MKKKLTRGTAVLMVGVLMASVFAGCGTSTASSTSPSQTGEKKYKIGIIQPMDHPSLDQIRETIVSELSALGMDDKIEIDYENAQGDTAAVTTIINNMLSSNVDMLVPIATGPAQACAKATKDVPIIFSAVSNPIEAKLVDSFDKTDGNITGVSNSIAVEDIFKLAQELTPNVKTYGFVYNPGEVNSVTGINRAKAYCDANGIAYKEATVTNSNDVQQAVQSLVGKVDAFFTPNDNTVASAMPLYEKIAEGAKIPVYVGADSMVKDGGLATVGIDYTVLGKQTAQMIKRVIDGQTIAQTPVESIQEYAKMINTDTAKKLGITIPQSLQGDFQQITTTTVSSQG; encoded by the coding sequence ATGAAAAAGAAATTGACAAGAGGAACGGCTGTTTTGATGGTGGGGGTGCTGATGGCATCAGTATTTGCGGGGTGCGGAACAAGTACCGCATCTTCAACGAGTCCTTCTCAAACAGGAGAAAAAAAGTATAAGATCGGGATTATTCAGCCGATGGATCATCCATCGCTGGATCAGATTCGGGAGACAATTGTCTCGGAACTTTCCGCTTTAGGCATGGACGATAAAATCGAGATCGATTATGAAAATGCACAGGGCGATACAGCAGCGGTCACGACAATCATCAATAATATGCTTTCGTCCAATGTGGATATGCTGGTGCCGATTGCTACCGGCCCGGCACAGGCTTGCGCCAAAGCTACAAAAGATGTGCCGATCATTTTTTCGGCGGTCAGCAATCCAATTGAAGCAAAACTGGTAGATTCTTTTGACAAGACGGATGGTAATATTACCGGAGTTTCAAATTCGATTGCGGTAGAAGATATTTTTAAACTGGCACAAGAGCTGACGCCTAACGTGAAAACTTATGGATTTGTTTATAACCCAGGCGAAGTTAATTCTGTGACGGGAATTAACCGTGCGAAAGCGTACTGCGATGCAAATGGAATCGCCTATAAAGAAGCCACGGTGACTAATTCCAATGATGTTCAGCAGGCAGTACAGTCTCTGGTTGGAAAAGTGGATGCGTTTTTTACACCGAATGATAATACCGTCGCTTCTGCGATGCCGCTTTATGAAAAAATTGCAGAGGGAGCAAAGATCCCTGTATATGTCGGTGCGGATTCCATGGTGAAGGACGGCGGACTTGCGACCGTTGGAATTGATTATACGGTCCTTGGGAAGCAGACCGCACAGATGATTAAACGCGTGATCGACGGTCAAACGATTGCACAGACGCCGGTAGAATCGATTCAGGAATATGCGAAAATGATTAATACCGATACGGCCAAAAAGTTGGGAATTACCATCCCGCAAAGTTTGCAGGGCGATTTTCAACAGATTACAACCACGACTGTCAGCAGCCAAGGCTGA
- a CDS encoding L-lactate dehydrogenase — protein sequence MKQGKIVIIGAGHVGSHCASALMQQGVCSKIILIDKDMEKAKSQALDLQDANSFQPRPTEVSAGDYEDCKDADLLVLAAGVPRLSGQTRMDVLKDTAKEVCEIAPRVKKSGFSGITITISNPADVIAFHFRRLTGFPAERVFSTGTGLDTARLRRALAKALKVDPRSISCFAMGEHGDSQSAPLSLVRVGGESLSDFIKNSPALLGAADLEAAVHDAAFSGTDIIEGKGSTEFGIGAVLADTAKAVLFDEHRMLPVSVLLRGQYGQSDVYAGVPAMVGANGIEYIPDLPLLPEEEKAFGKSCDAIRRAIGTLS from the coding sequence ATGAAACAGGGAAAAATTGTGATCATCGGCGCCGGTCATGTAGGCAGCCATTGTGCCTCTGCGTTGATGCAGCAAGGTGTTTGTTCCAAAATTATTCTAATTGATAAAGATATGGAAAAAGCCAAAAGTCAGGCACTGGATCTGCAGGACGCAAATAGCTTTCAGCCGCGGCCGACGGAAGTCTCGGCTGGAGATTATGAGGACTGCAAAGACGCCGATCTGCTCGTCTTGGCGGCCGGGGTTCCAAGACTTTCGGGACAGACGAGAATGGACGTTTTAAAAGATACTGCGAAAGAGGTTTGTGAGATTGCACCGAGAGTAAAAAAATCCGGATTTTCTGGGATTACAATTACAATTTCCAACCCGGCAGACGTAATCGCATTTCATTTTCGCAGATTGACCGGATTCCCGGCAGAAAGGGTGTTCAGCACCGGAACCGGTTTGGATACGGCAAGACTGCGCCGTGCACTTGCGAAAGCATTAAAAGTAGATCCCCGCAGTATTTCCTGCTTTGCGATGGGGGAACATGGAGACAGTCAGTCGGCTCCGCTTTCTTTGGTACGGGTCGGGGGAGAATCCCTATCTGACTTTATCAAGAACTCTCCGGCGCTTTTGGGAGCGGCGGATTTAGAAGCGGCAGTGCATGACGCTGCATTTTCTGGCACAGACATCATTGAGGGAAAAGGTTCCACCGAATTTGGAATCGGTGCAGTTTTGGCCGATACTGCAAAAGCAGTGCTTTTTGATGAACATCGTATGCTTCCTGTTTCAGTGCTCCTAAGAGGACAGTATGGGCAATCTGATGTTTATGCGGGCGTTCCTGCAATGGTTGGAGCAAATGGAATTGAATATATTCCGGATCTTCCTCTTTTACCGGAGGAAGAAAAAGCGTTTGGAAAATCCTGCGACGCAATTCGTCGGGCGATAGGGACGCTTTCCTGA
- a CDS encoding C39 family peptidase, giving the protein MTPKNKSIGMLKKRKKSRKIIPATLMMTAVILCLLLFLNQDLNSAPTKETFANTNSSKAEEDSSLSLSSYPEGSALSKIALTAQTNPRYLTILENANQYPDELLTSLSQNDELLNFTLGYPECKGTSVSGSDASDVIENGVPLYLQWDPRWGYLPYGNSIIGLSGCGPTCFSMVVTALTKDDSNTPDKMAQFSSENGFKSKDDGTDSSLFTSGAQLLGLSSKSLSMSSEKELTDALQSGALLVCNLGPGDFTKRGHYIVIRGYENGKFIVNDPNSKIRSQTTWSFDRLLPQVITIYAISA; this is encoded by the coding sequence ATGACACCCAAAAATAAATCAATAGGAATGTTAAAAAAGCGAAAAAAGAGCCGAAAAATTATCCCGGCAACCTTAATGATGACAGCAGTTATCCTTTGTCTATTGCTTTTTTTGAATCAAGATTTGAATTCTGCTCCTACAAAAGAGACTTTTGCAAATACCAATTCTTCAAAAGCGGAAGAAGATTCTTCTCTCTCTCTTTCCTCTTATCCAGAGGGTAGTGCGCTTTCTAAAATTGCGCTTACTGCACAGACAAATCCCCGCTACTTGACAATTTTAGAGAATGCAAATCAATATCCGGACGAGCTGCTGACTTCTCTATCACAAAATGATGAACTTTTAAACTTTACATTGGGATATCCGGAGTGCAAAGGGACTTCTGTTTCTGGCAGCGACGCTTCTGATGTAATAGAAAATGGAGTACCGCTTTACCTTCAATGGGACCCCAGATGGGGCTATCTGCCATATGGAAACAGCATCATCGGCCTTTCCGGCTGTGGACCCACTTGCTTTTCCATGGTCGTAACCGCTTTGACAAAAGACGATTCCAACACACCGGATAAAATGGCGCAATTCAGCAGCGAAAATGGCTTTAAATCGAAAGACGATGGAACCGACAGCAGCCTTTTTACAAGCGGAGCGCAACTTTTGGGGCTCTCTTCGAAATCACTTTCCATGAGTTCTGAAAAAGAACTCACCGATGCACTGCAAAGCGGCGCTCTTTTAGTCTGCAATCTGGGACCTGGCGATTTTACAAAGCGCGGACATTATATTGTAATCCGTGGCTATGAGAATGGAAAATTTATTGTAAATGACCCGAACAGCAAAATAAGGAGCCAAACCACCTGGTCATTTGACCGATTGCTTCCTCAGGTTATCACCATTTACGCAATCAGCGCATAA
- a CDS encoding HD domain-containing protein, with protein MGYKEEFIEIYQREIKRQGSEPLLSWLQQTDFFTAPASTRYHCACLGGLVQHSVSVYQTMQKYYEEGIDSRESFAICGLLHDICKAQFYKVSSRNVKNEQTGQWEKKPYYSIEDQFPYGHGEKSVFLIERFLRLKTSEAMAIRWHMGGFDDAVKGGCNAISQAYERYPLAVKLHLSDLESTYLHENGTSAVPNGHIK; from the coding sequence ATGGGATATAAAGAAGAGTTTATTGAAATTTATCAACGGGAGATCAAACGTCAGGGCAGCGAGCCGCTTCTTAGCTGGCTGCAGCAGACAGACTTTTTTACAGCACCTGCTAGTACCCGTTATCATTGTGCCTGTCTCGGAGGATTGGTGCAGCACAGCGTCAGCGTCTATCAAACTATGCAGAAATATTATGAGGAAGGAATCGACAGCCGCGAAAGCTTTGCAATCTGCGGACTGCTTCACGATATCTGTAAGGCTCAGTTCTATAAAGTCAGCTCAAGAAATGTTAAGAATGAACAAACAGGACAGTGGGAAAAGAAACCCTATTATTCGATCGAGGATCAATTTCCATATGGTCACGGCGAAAAGTCGGTTTTCCTGATTGAACGTTTTCTGCGGCTGAAGACTAGCGAAGCAATGGCGATTCGGTGGCATATGGGTGGGTTTGATGATGCGGTGAAAGGAGGCTGCAACGCGATTTCTCAAGCATATGAACGGTATCCTCTGGCAGTAAAGTTACATCTTTCTGATCTTGAAAGTACCTATCTTCACGAAAACGGTACCTCTGCGGTACCAAATGGACATATTAAATGA
- a CDS encoding YitT family protein produces MKKEFGEIFRRNEKLRVLASIIGAAIYALGLNWFIVPLNLYSGGMMGIAQLIRTFLSNSFGIQSGQLDLAGIFYYILNIPMVIMAVKKMDKLFVKKLLITLTACTIFLSVIPIPEKPILGEELTNCLIGGIICGFGIGMYLRAGCSGGGFEVLGIYLARTKPNFSVGKMNMIVNGVIYAVCLILFDPSVAVYSVIYSVFMSITMDKFHAQNIRVEAIILSKTNNDQIEAQILKRMGRGITCWKAKGGFTGENIDVLYTVLSKYEIGILKDIVYTANPQAFMVVKEGLSVDGNFIKRLS; encoded by the coding sequence ATGAAAAAAGAATTTGGCGAAATTTTTCGGAGAAATGAAAAATTACGGGTGTTGGCTTCGATAATCGGAGCTGCGATTTATGCGCTTGGGCTAAATTGGTTTATTGTTCCGCTGAATCTTTACAGCGGTGGCATGATGGGAATTGCACAGCTGATTCGTACCTTTTTGTCCAACAGCTTTGGAATTCAGTCCGGACAGCTGGATTTAGCCGGTATCTTTTATTATATTCTCAATATCCCGATGGTGATTATGGCAGTTAAGAAAATGGATAAGCTTTTCGTTAAAAAACTGCTGATTACCTTAACTGCCTGCACGATTTTTCTTTCGGTGATTCCAATTCCAGAAAAGCCGATTTTGGGGGAAGAACTCACCAACTGCCTGATTGGCGGGATTATCTGCGGGTTTGGGATCGGAATGTATCTGCGGGCAGGCTGCTCCGGGGGAGGTTTTGAAGTTTTAGGAATCTATCTGGCAAGAACAAAACCGAATTTCAGCGTGGGCAAAATGAATATGATCGTCAATGGAGTAATCTATGCGGTTTGCCTCATCTTATTTGATCCTTCTGTTGCGGTCTATTCTGTGATTTATTCTGTGTTCATGTCAATTACGATGGATAAATTTCATGCACAGAATATTCGGGTGGAAGCAATTATTCTTTCGAAAACGAATAATGACCAGATAGAGGCACAGATTTTAAAACGTATGGGCAGGGGAATCACCTGCTGGAAGGCAAAAGGCGGTTTTACTGGAGAAAATATCGATGTGCTCTATACGGTGCTTTCCAAATATGAAATTGGGATACTGAAAGATATTGTCTATACTGCAAATCCACAGGCTTTTATGGTCGTAAAAGAAGGTCTTTCGGTGGATGGGAATTTTATTAAGCGGCTTTCATAA
- a CDS encoding sugar phosphate nucleotidyltransferase, with translation MNQKPVLVVMAAGMGSRYGGLKQVDPVGKHGQLIIDYSLYDARRAGFETVVFVIKRAIEKTFKEAIGNRLEKVMNVKYAYQELSNLPQGFSVPQGREKPWGTCHAILSAKPFLNGPFAVINSDDYYGAHAFSVIYNYLNTHSAKDNVDSYCMVGYDLQNTVTENGHVARGVCVSDSQGNLKSVTEHTHIEKQGNQIRYTDDNGQNWGTFPGNTTVSMNLWGFSGHFLEEAENRFPTFLKNNLLLDPLKCEYFLPSVVSQLIEEKKAVVKVLHSPDKWYGVTYKADKPTVVNAIAQMTQSGLYPENLWNSSI, from the coding sequence ATGAATCAAAAACCTGTGCTTGTCGTGATGGCTGCCGGGATGGGGAGCCGCTACGGTGGTTTAAAACAAGTAGACCCTGTTGGAAAACACGGTCAACTAATTATCGACTATTCTCTTTATGATGCACGGCGTGCCGGATTTGAAACCGTTGTTTTCGTCATCAAAAGAGCGATTGAAAAAACGTTTAAAGAAGCAATCGGAAATCGCCTGGAAAAAGTGATGAACGTAAAATACGCTTATCAGGAACTTTCTAATTTGCCTCAAGGTTTTTCCGTTCCTCAAGGCCGCGAAAAGCCATGGGGAACCTGCCATGCAATTTTAAGTGCCAAGCCGTTTCTTAACGGCCCGTTTGCTGTGATCAATTCCGACGATTATTATGGCGCTCACGCATTCAGCGTCATTTATAACTATCTTAATACTCATTCTGCTAAAGACAATGTGGATTCCTATTGTATGGTCGGATATGACCTGCAGAACACCGTTACCGAAAACGGTCATGTAGCAAGGGGCGTCTGTGTCTCTGATTCACAGGGAAACTTAAAAAGCGTTACCGAACATACTCATATTGAAAAGCAAGGCAATCAAATACGCTATACAGATGATAATGGACAAAACTGGGGAACTTTCCCGGGAAACACAACAGTCTCTATGAATTTATGGGGCTTTTCCGGGCATTTCTTAGAAGAAGCAGAAAATCGTTTTCCGACTTTCTTAAAAAACAATCTTCTCCTCGATCCGCTTAAATGCGAATATTTTCTGCCGAGCGTCGTCAGTCAGCTGATCGAAGAAAAGAAAGCAGTTGTGAAAGTTTTGCACAGCCCGGACAAATGGTATGGCGTCACCTACAAGGCGGATAAACCAACCGTCGTAAATGCGATTGCTCAAATGACCCAATCAGGACTTTATCCGGAAAATCTCTGGAACAGTTCCATCTGA
- a CDS encoding DUF4186 domain-containing protein has product MQTIDEALQKLQRSKFRSRFHLKEKEKLYVKQKGIETIRCHAQDFVRERLAPAQIPNDGKQTPMRGHPVFIAQHACACCCRGCLHKWYRVPEHTELSSRQQERIVNLLMEWIKREMLFP; this is encoded by the coding sequence ATGCAGACAATCGATGAAGCTTTGCAAAAATTACAGCGTTCTAAATTTCGCTCGCGTTTTCATTTAAAAGAAAAAGAGAAGCTTTATGTCAAACAAAAAGGAATAGAAACAATCAGGTGCCATGCGCAGGATTTTGTACGGGAACGGCTTGCTCCTGCACAAATTCCAAATGATGGTAAGCAGACTCCTATGCGGGGACATCCTGTTTTTATTGCACAGCATGCCTGTGCCTGCTGCTGCCGCGGGTGTCTTCATAAATGGTACCGAGTGCCGGAGCACACAGAACTTTCTTCCCGCCAACAAGAGCGGATCGTAAATCTTTTGATGGAGTGGATCAAAAGAGAGATGCTTTTTCCATAA